In Natrinema amylolyticum, the DNA window CTCGCCGTCGAACCCGAACTCGTCGTCTGCGACGAACCCGTCTCCGCGCTCGACGTCTCGGTACAGGCCCGGATTCTCAACCTATTGTCCGACCTGCAGGACGAGTTCGGCCTCTCGTATCTGTTCATCGCCCACGACCTCTCGGTCGTCGAGCACGTCGCCGACCGCGTGGCCGTGATGTACCTCGGCGAGATCGTCGAAACCGGACCGACCGCCGCGGTCTTCGACGACCCGTCCCACCCCTACACGGAAGCGCTGCTGTCGGCGATCCCCGAACCCGACCCCTGCTGGGAGGGCGACCGGATCGTCCTCGAGGGGTCGGTCCCCTCGCCGACCGATCCGCCCGCCGGCTGCCGGTTCCACACTCGCTGTCCGAAAGTCATCCCGCCCGCGGCGTTCGACCTCGAGACGGCGACCGTCCGCGGGATCATGTCGCTCCGGACCCGTCTGGCCGAGGCGGACGCCGACGCGGGGCTCGAGGCGCTGTGCTCGCGATCCGACGACGCGGCGGATCTCACTGCGGCGATCCGCGACGCCCACGACATTCCCCGGCGGCTCCGCGATTCGGACGCCGACGCCGTCCTCTCGACGGCGCTCGAGACGGCCGCCGTCGGCGACCTCGAGGGGGCGCGACGGCGTCTCGCATCGGCGTTCGAGACGCCCTGCGAGACGACGGAGCCAGAACTGCAGGGGAGTTCGGATCACCACCCGATCGCTTGCCACCGGTTCGACGACCGATTCGACGCCGATCCCGAGTTCGACGCGGACCGAACGTCAGCACATGATCAGTAGAACTGTTCCCATGACGGACGACGAGAGCAATGGCCGACCTGCTCGGGCCGATCGACCGACTCGAGCCGATCGGCGGACGCGAGACGAGCAGCGATGAAACGAATCTACGACTCCGACGCGCTCGAGCGCGCGGACGATGACCCGTTCGCTCCGGAGACGGCCGCGGGCGACGACCGCGATCCGCGCACGATCGACTGGGCGGCGTTCAGCCACGCGTTCGCGCCGGTCGCGGTGCGCCACTGGGCGATCGACGTTACCGTCTCGACCGAGAAACGACGGTACGACGCCGGCGAACCGGTCGACATCGTCGTCGAGTTTCGCAATCGGTTCCCGT includes these proteins:
- a CDS encoding ABC transporter ATP-binding protein — protein: MTADDAPLLQAEGLETHYSTADGVLDRLLGRDETVRAVDGVDLEIRDGETLGLVGESGCGKTTLGRTLLGLLEPTGGSVTYRGTEVTDCSRADLRELRTEIQYVFQNPTASLDPRLTVGEIVGEALAVHDIVPPDRRDERVRDLLETVGLRADHAHRYPHEFSGGQRQRIGIARALAVEPELVVCDEPVSALDVSVQARILNLLSDLQDEFGLSYLFIAHDLSVVEHVADRVAVMYLGEIVETGPTAAVFDDPSHPYTEALLSAIPEPDPCWEGDRIVLEGSVPSPTDPPAGCRFHTRCPKVIPPAAFDLETATVRGIMSLRTRLAEADADAGLEALCSRSDDAADLTAAIRDAHDIPRRLRDSDADAVLSTALETAAVGDLEGARRRLASAFETPCETTEPELQGSSDHHPIACHRFDDRFDADPEFDADRTSAHDQ